The window CCCCTGCGCCAGCATTGCGCCGTGTTCCGCAAGACGCGGCTCGACTGCCGAAAGCCATTGCGGATCGGCCGGCTGGCCGCGATCCTGCGCATCCGAAAGCAACCGGTTACGTTCGCGCAAGGCGGCTTCATACCGGCTTGCATGTCCGGCATGGGCAGGATCGAGCGCCAGCGCCATCCGGTCGAGGAACCGCCGCCGTGCGCCTGCGCTGTCGGTAAACAACCGGTCCATTGCCGGCGTGAGCCAGCTTAGAGAAAGCCATTCGCCAAGCGCCAGGGCGCTGGCGGCCGCGCTGTTGATGCGCACCAATCGCCGGGTCGGTTGCGCGGCCTCGGTCTGGGTACCCAGCCGCACGGGGTCGCCGCCATCATCTGTTTGCAGGGTAGCCCCTACGGCAAATCCGCCCGCACCGCGCTGCTCAGCCATATCTGGCAACATCGCGCGGCGTAGCCCGCGCCCAGGTGCCAGCAGCGAGATTGCCTCCAATACGTTGGTTTTTCCCGCACCGTTTTCCCCGATCAGCAGGTTGAAGCGCCGCGTGTCGTCGAGAGTGGTCGCGCTATGATTGCGAAAGCGCGCGAGGCTGATCTGGGTAAGTGCCATGAGGGCGTTCGAGATAGGAGCAGCAAACCGAAATCGCCAGCGAAACCATGCTGGCTGCCAAACGGGCAAACTTAACAAACCAAAAGTTGGTGCAAATCACCGATTGTTTGTATTTTCATTGACGATCGATGAATAAGTTTGTCAGGAACCCTTTGATAACGCGCGATTTACCGAAACTGGCACGGCCCGTGCAAAGTATCCGGTGTCCAGCCAGTCCCGGCCAGACAGTTTAACAAAGGAGACTTTCCATGACCGCATTCTCGAACCGCATCACCGCTGCCGTAGGCTCGCTCGCAATTTCCGCCGTTCTTTTGGCAACTGCAATTCTGCCGGCCACACAAAGCGTCGCCAATAGCGGAATGATCGCATGAACCAGCTGAACCACAACGCGGGCGGCGGTGCGCCGTCCGACCGTACCGGATCGAATAGCCACAGGTTTACGCTCGACAAGCGAAACGCGAAACTGGCCGGGGTCTGCTCCGGCATCGCACGATACTTCGAAGTGGATGCCACGATGGTCCGGATCGGGTTTGTCGCAGGAACGCTGCTTGGCTTCGGATCGCTGTTGATCGTTTATCTTATCATCGCGCTGGTGGCGGACTGATCGCCGCCAGCCATCTTTCCATCCTCATACAGGCCCGATCGGACAATCGTACTCACTCTCACACTCATGTCCAGGTTCACATAGCGGAAATTCCGCCGTCGAGTTTGAGTTCGGCGGCGGTCATGAAGCGGCTTTCGTCGCTTGCCAAATAGAGCACCCCGGCGGCGATGTCGTCGGGTTCCCCGACTCTGCCGAGCGGCACCTGCCGCGCGAGCTTGCCCATTACCACTTCCTTGTCGATCCCGGCATTTGCCGCCATTCCGTCCAGAATGGGCGTATCTACAAAGGTCGGATGGACCGAATTGCACCTGATATCCCAACCCTTTTTCGCGGCATGGAGCGCGACCGATTTGGTCAGCATCCAGACGGCCGCTTTCGATGCGTTGTAAGCGGGCATTGTATCGCTTGCGATCAGGCCGGCGATGGAACTGATGTTCACGATCGAGCCGGGCTGGTTGTCGGCCATCAGCGGCAGAGCGCGCTGGCAGCCGAGGAAGGCGCTGTCGACATTCACCGAAAATGCCAGCTTCCAGTCTTCGAAGCTGCAGGTTTCGATATTGCCCTTCACGCCGATCCCGGCATTGTTGACCAGCACCGACAACCCGCCCATTTGGTCGCGCGCCATTTCGATCGCAGCGTCCCAGTCTTCCGCATTCGTCACGTCGTGCTTCAGTGCGAATGCAGTACCAGCCCCCAGTTCTGAATTGAGTGCGGCTGCGGTTGCTTCGGCGCCTTCGCCATTGATATCTGTGCAAAGGACGCGCGCGCCTTCACGTGCCAGCATGGTCGCTTCCGCTGCGCCGAGCCCTTGCGCAGCCCCGGTTACCAGCGCCAGTTTTCCGGCCACGCGGCCTGCCTTGCGGTCAGTCATAATCCGTCTCCCAATATTGTTTGGCCGAGCGCGAGCAGGATACGCGTATCGATGCCCGCTCCGCGTACCCGTGCATCTGTAATGAAGTCCTCGATACCGTCCAATGGTACGCGGTGGACCGCTATGTTTTCGCCCGCGACCCCGCCGCCATCACCGACCTTGGTAAGGCCTTGCGCACGGACCAGCGTGAATGCTTCGCTGACCATGCCTGGGGAGGAGTAGAACTCGCCGCAATTCGTCAGGCGGGCGGCTCGGTAACCAGTTTCTTCTTCCAGTTCCCGTCCGGCTGCGGCAAGCGCAACTTCGCCTTCGCCGCCATCCTCGTCGCCGATCAAACCGGCGGGCAGTTCGATGCATGGCTTGCCGAGCGGGACCCGGTACTGTTCGACGAGCAATATGTGCCCATCTTCCACCGCCAGAATGACCGCAGCCCGAATGCCCCGAGCGCGGCCGACATATTCCCAGCGACCGCGCGTCTTGGCGGTTATGAATTTTCCCTGCCAGCGTATTTCTTCCGGCAGGTCTGCATCAGGATCGCGAAGGCCGTCTACCTGACCATGGGCAATGCCGTCGCCCTTTCCGAATGGCATCAGACTTCGATCAGCCGGTCGGGCAGTTCATTGGTGTCATCTTCCGCGCGTGGGAAATGCTCGGACAGGATTTGCCCGACATCGCGAACACCGGCAGCCATGCCTTCCGCAATGCGGCCCTGCTTTATCTCGACCAGCATGTCGGCCATCGCTTCCCCCCAGACTTCGGCGGAAACCTTTGCCGCGATCGGTTCGTCGGCCACGATTTCAGCGCGATGTTCGTGCATGGACAAGTAGATCAACACGCCGGTGCGGCCATGCGTGCGGCGTTCGGCACCGACCTTGAAATGGGTGATGGCACGGTCGTGCACGCGGGTGGTTTTGACGAGCCCGGGGATTAGCGCGAATTTCAGCGGCGTCCATAGTTGCAGGAGCCAGACCCCGACGAATTTCAGAATTCCCAAGGCGGTGACCAGCCCGATTATACCGCCAGTGCTCCAATCGGTGTTCCAGGCACCGATGATCCAGTTGACCTTGTCCAGGAAGAAGTCCGGAAAAACCGCCCAGACCGTCATCGCGGTAAACGCAGCGAGGGCGGACCAGGCGAGCGCAATGTCGCTGTAACCATCGCTTCGATCGGCCAGTACCGTGACGATTTCGCCGGACGTGGAAAGTTCTGCCTGCGATACGGCTTCGGTTACGATGCGGTGGCCTGTTTCGTCCAGATACGCCATCTACCAGCCCCCGCTCGCGCCGCCGCCACCGAAGCTGCCACCGCCGCCGGAGAAACCTCCGCCGCCAAAGCCGCCTCCGCCGAAACCACCCCCGAAACCTCCGCCGCCCCAGCCACCACGGCGGCTACCGCGCGTGGCCTGGTTGACCGCTTCCCACAGCAGGATGTCACCCACGGCACCGCCGACGCCGCGGCGGCGGTATTTGCGCCCCCGTTTGCCGCGCAGCAGTGGCAGGATGAAGAAGAAGAACAGGAAGCCGACCCAGATGATGGCATTGACCGGAATGCCGGCCCCTTCGCTGCGGGCCCGCTGCTCGCCGGCTTGCGCCGCGATGGCGCGCGCTTCCTCCTCGGGCAGGATAAGCTGTTCGATTATGGCGTCGGTCCCGGCCACGATACCGCCTGCAAAATCGTTTTCGCGAAAGCGGGGAAGGATGGTGTTTTGCACGATCAACCCGGAAAGCCCGTCGGTCAGCACCGGCTCTGCGCCGTAGCCCACTTCAATCCGAACCTTTTTGTCGTTGGGTGCGACCAGCAGGATGACGCCGTCGTCGCGCTCCTCGTCCCCGATGCCCCATTCGCGGCCCAGCCGGTATCCATAATCGGAGATCGGGTATCCGCCCAGATCGGGTATGGTCGCGACCACGAATTGCCGCTGCGACTGGGTTTCCAGAGCAGCTAACTTCGCGTCGATCTCCGCCTCTATATCTGCCGGGATAATGTCCGCTTCATCCACCACCCGCCCACTCAGCGCAGGAAACTCCTGCGCCGCGAGCGGCCCGGCGAGGCCGAGCGCGAGGCTCGCCACCAGCAGGCGAACGATGGATCGAAGGGCCATGGCCTCGCCCTTAGCTGTTGGGCGTCAGATCGAGTTCGGGCGCCTCTTCCGCACCTTCGGTCGTGGCTTCGTAAGGCACCATGGGTTCCGCACCGTGAATGATGTTCGCGCCGATCGTATCGGGGAAGGTGCGGATGGTGGTGTTATAATCGCGCACCGCATCGTTGTAATCCATGATCGAGATACGGATCTTGTTCTCGATGCCTTCCAGCTGGCTTTGCAGCATCACGAAGTTCTGGTTCGACTTGATGTCGGGGTAACGTTCGACATTCACCAATAACCGCCCGAGCCCCTGGCCGAGTTCAGCCTGCGCCGCGCGGAACTGTTCGACCTTCGCGGGATCGTTGAGATCGGATGCGTCGATATTGACGCTGGTGGCACGGCTACGCGCCTCGATCACATCGGTCAGGATCCCGCGCTCCCCCTCCTGCGCGCCGCGCGCGACTTCCGCGAGGTTGTTCACGAGATTGGAGCGCGCCTGGTAGGCCGCCTGAACGTCGGCCCATTTGGCCTTGGCGGCTTCTTCCTTGGTTGGGACGGAATTGATACCGCATGCGGAAATGGCGAGGGCCAGAAACCCTATGAACGCGGCTCTGACAGGTTTGACGAACGGCATGAATCTTCCTTCGATAAAAAGCTGTATTATGGGGATAGCACGGCTGGGCGGTGGTGCAAGCTGGGCGCACGCTTTTCTCACTCTTGCGCGGTTACTGCCAATTGCTAAGCGGGACAAAATCACGGGTTGGATATGGGGGCTTCGATGCTTGGCGAATTCAAGAAATTTATCGCGCGCGGCAATGTGCTGGACCTGGCGGTGGGCGTGGTAATCGGCGCGGCATTCGGCAAGATCGTGACCGCGCTCACAGAAAGCATGCTGATGCCGCTGATCGGCTGGGTGTTTGGCGATGTCGATTTCTCCAACTGGTTCGTTCTCCTGGGTACGATACCGGCTGAATATACGGGATCGCGCACTAATTACGCCGAACTGAAGGAGGCCGGGGTGGCGATGCTGGGTTATGGCGACTTCCTGACCCAGCTCGTGAACTTCGTCATCATCGCGTTCGCTCTGTTCCTGCTGTTGAAATCGGTGAACCGGGTGCTCGACGAGATACAGGAAAAGCAGGCGCAAACCGAAGACAGCTCAAAAAGCGACGAGGTTCCGACCGATCCGCAGCTCGACGTGTTGAAGAAAATATTGGCCGAATTGCGCGCCGATAGCGTTAAGGGCTGACGCACCTTGCACTGCTCACTTCACATTAACGCTGGAACGCTTATATAGAGAGAGCCGGTTTTGGCCGGATATGACGATAAAGTGCACTGTGTAATAGGCACAACGGACCCGGGGGCAGTACCCGGCGGCTCCACCAAAAGCGGCGGTTTTGCGCCGTTCCTGATGGGGCCGAACTAGGATCGACGTGTGTTGAAAGGCTTTGTTTTCGTTCGGGCTGAGTAACCCGTTTAAGGCTCACAAACCATAAGTGCAAATGACAATGAAGCACTCGCAATCGCCGCGTAATTTTAGGGCCTAACGGTCTGAATTTACAAAGCTAAAGCGCGGTTGGACACACCGGGCAACAGAAGTGTTACGGGGGCCCGGGGGGCCTAGCAACAGAACCCCCCACTCCTTTTCTGGGTCCCTGCGGGCGCAGGCCATCCGGCCTGCTTGCTTCCTCGCTCCCGCGGCCTTCGGCCACTTCGCTGCGGGCGGCCCGTTCGGGCCTTTGGTTTGCTCATCGCAAACGGGTCCTGCGCCAAGCCTGCAAGGTAGTCCCGGTTCCGGGTCACGGCAGTCCAGCGTGCGACCGCACGCCGGCCGGTAGGCCGGAAGCCTAAGAAAGCGCATGCGACCGCCGACGCTTGAGGCTACTACAAAAACTGGCAGCAATCGGTCACTTGACTGTGACGGGCTCCGGCTCATCCACTGCCCTATCCAACCCAGCTTCCAGCTTCAAACAATCCAGGATCTTCGCGCCTGCAAGAAACACCGCGCCGGTGCAGCACAGAAACATGAACCAGCCGAAATAGCCGGGAAACTGTGTGAGGTAATTCGCGCCGCGTTCGGTTGCGCCCAAAGCGAGCGCATAGATAATGAGATAGGCCTCCCACCGCGTCTTAATGACGAAAAGCCTTTTTATCTTCAGCAACATGAACGCCCCTTCTTAACCTTTTCGGTAGCAAGCACCGTGCCAGCGGCGCATTCGTGCGGCCGGCGAAGGTTAATGCAGGGGCGAGTGTAAGGGCCGCCGACAGAACGGCAAGGGCGTTAACCCTGAACAGCTTTGGTTAGCGAAGCTCGCCGAGATCCAGCAGATCGAGCAGGGCACCGCGCGCAGCACGGATCTTTCCTGCGAGCGCATCGGTGCCGACATCGGCAGGATCGATATGTTCGGGCCAATGAGCGTCGATGACCGCTTCCATAGCGTCCGCCTTATCGACATCCATCATGAAGCGCGCATCCACCGTCGCCGGGTCTGCAACGACGCGCAATCGCAGGCAGGCCGGACCGCCGCCATTGGACATCGATTGCCGCACATCGACCGGGATGACTTTGCGAATGGGACCGTTTCCTGCCTGCATCGTTTCGAGCCAATTCCACACCGGCTTACTTTCACGGCATTCGCTAGGCACGACGAGCGCCATTTCGCCTGTGGGCAAAGTCAGCAATTGGGCGTTGAACAGATAGGTACGTATCGCTTCCGCCAAAGACACCGCATCGGCAGGCACTTCCACGACTTCCAATGCCGGGAAGGCGGCGCGAATGGCGTCATAGGCGGCCTGCTGGTCGGCAAAGGCTTCCGCGTGGGTGAACAGCACGCGTTCGTTTGCGACCGACACCACATCATTGTGAAACGCACCGGCTTCGATGGCCGCAGGGTTCTGTTCGATAAAGACGCAAGCGGAAGGGTCGAGCCCGTGAAGGCGGGCCACGGCGCGGCTGGCCTGTTCGTGCTGGCGGGCGGGAAATTTGCCGCCCGGCCGGCCATAGACGAACACTTCCACACCTTGGGTATTATGGCCCTCGCAAAACCGCATGTGGTTGGCTGCACCCTCGTCCCCAAAGCTGGGTGGCACTGCATCGTGAACGACGAAATGCTCCGCGTCGGCGAAGGCAATGTCGAGCTGGCGTTTTGTCTCAGGCCATTCCTGCGCGCGGTGCAGCATGGTGACCAGATTTGCAGGCGTCAGGTGGCAGCGGCCGTCCACCGTATCGGGTGCGGGGCTCACGGTGGCGGCATTCGCGGTCCACATCGACGAGGCGGACCATGCTGCGGCGACCAGCGCGCGGTCGTTCACGGGATCGGGTGCCAGCGAAGCGACCAGCGCATCGTTGGGCCGGTCCAGCGGGGCCAGAAAACCCTGCGGCAGGCCGAGCGCCATGTTCGCGCGCATCTTGGCGATGCCCTGCAATGCGCCCGCGCGAGGGTATGACCGGTCGCCCTTGTTGGAAGTCGCCGCCAGATTGCCGAGGCTCAGCCCGGCATAATTATGGCTTGGGCCGACGATACCGTCGAAATTGATTTCCTGCAGCTTCCGGTCGGTCAACGCGCGACGCTCCATACGATATCGCCGGTCTTGACGCCCAGAGTTTCAGATGCTGCCCGATCGATCGCCACACCGCTATCGCGCAGTTCACGCATGGCGTAGCTGGAGCGGAAATCGCCGAGCTGCCCACTCGCTACCAACGCCCGTTCGCCAGAGTTTAGATCGGTAGCCACAATTGTAGCTTCCACCGCGCCGGCAACGCTCTTTACAGCATCGGTGCGGGCGATCATGGTCGGGCCGCCGTCGAAAATATCGACATAGCCTTCGAAAGCGAAGCCTTCCTTCTCCAGCATCCGCATCGCCGCGCGGCCGCTGGGGTGGGGCACGCCGATGGCCGTGCGCGCGCTTTCCTTCAACATGGCGACATAGACCGGATGTTTGGGCATCAAGTCCGCAATGAACTGGTTGCCGTTGATGGCGTTGAAATAGTCCGCTTCCTGAAAAGTCATGCCGAAGAAACGCCCGGCGACCCCGTCCCAGAATGGCGACCCGCCGCGTTCGTCGATGATACCGCGCAATTCCGCGATTACGCGGTCTGCAAAACGCTTCCGGTGCATGGCGATGAACAGATAGCGGCTGCGCGCCAGAAGCAATCCAAGTCCGCCCGCCCGCTCACCGGGGTGCAGGAACAGGCCGCCGACCTCGCTCGACCCTTCCAGATCGGTGGTCAGGCTCAACAATTCGGCGCGCACCGTGCGGTCCAGTTCCTGGCTATGCTGCGTCAGAGTGGACGTGCGGTAACTGTAAAACGGCCATTGCTGCCCGACCTGCGTCATCATCTGGCAGGTGCCGCGCACTGCGCCGGTCTCGGTGTTTTCGAGCACCAGCACGAACAGCTCGTCCGACAGCTCTTGCGTGTCGCGCCCGTAAGCCTTGCCGGTACGTTCAAGCTTGTCGGCTATGGCATCGCGGTCGGACGGAAGGTTGGTAAACCCTCCGCCGGTCAGCTTCGCCATTTCATACAAAGGCTCAAGATCGCCCTGACGGGCCGCACGCAGGCGAAAGCTCAAAATTTATCTCCGGTAGCGAGACGTTGTAATACGAGGGCGGACAATGCGGCGCGTTCTTTCAGGCTGGGGACAATCAGGAATTCATCAGACGAATGGATCGATCCGCCGCGCACGCCCATCGTGTCGACCACCGGCACGCCGCAGGCCGCGATGTTGTTGCCGTCGCACACGCCGCCAGTGGATTTCCATCCGATATCCTGGCCGAGCAGCGCACCGCATTCCTTGACCAGATCGAACAGTTTTTGCGCCTTGGCATCGACCTTCTTGGGCGGACGCGTGACGCCGCCATGGCGCGAAAGCCCGACTTCATGCTGCGCCTCAATATTGCGCAGCAAATCGTTCAATTCATTATCGAACCGCTCCATCGCATGCGTTGTCTTGGGACGGATGTTGAAGCGCAACACGGCATGGTCCGGCACGACATTGTTGGCGCTGCCGCCTTCGATCTTGGCAGGGTTTACAGTGATATCCTCACCCGCCATCTCGGTAAGGCGCAGCACCAGATCGGACAGCGCAACGATGGCGTTGCGCCCATCCTGCGGATTGCGTCCGGCATGGGCGGACTTGCCGCTGGCAGTGATCGAGTAATTGCCGGTCCCGCCGCGTTCATGCGCCAGCGTTCCATCGGGCAGGGCGCTGGGTTCATAAGTCAGCGCTGCCGCCTTGCCGCCTGCCAGACGGGCGATCAGGTCGGACGATGCGAGACTGCCTGTCTCTTCGTCGGAATTGATCATGATGTCATATCCAACACGGCCTGAAACGGGGCTGCGCTCGAATGCGAGCAGCGCGTGCAGCATGACCGACAGTCCGCCTTTCATATCCGCTACTCCGGGACCGTTCAGCGTTTCGTCGTCCAGCCATTGCTGGTCCTGGAACGGGTGATCGGCAGGAAACACCGTGTCCATGTGGCCGGTCAGTATGAAGCGCCGCTGCGTCTGCGGGCGTACGCGCATGACGAGGTGCTTGCCGAACTGGCGTTCATATTCGCGGCCGCGGTCATCGATGGCGGTGACGGGGGCCGGTTCCACCAGCTCGATCTCGCCCGGCAGCGCAGCAAACGCATCCGCCAGCGCATGCGCCTGCCGTTCCAGGCCGGCAAGGTTGCCTGTGCCCGAATTGATTGCGCTCCAGCCCTGTACCTGTTCAAGCATCGCGGGTGCATCGATAGAGTCGATCAGCGCGGCGTCGACGCTGCCCAGCGCGGTAATCTGTGGCTCATTTTCCATGCCCGCAGCCTTAGCCGCGCATCTGGTCAAGTCCAAGCCGGCGGTGCGGCAAACCCCAATTGAATTGCAAAGCTGGCTGCACCCCGCCATATATGCCGCTCCTCCCCGGGACCGACATTGCCAACCCATACGCGCGCCAAGCGCCGTCCCACTCTGGAGTTTCCATGCCCGATTACACCAACCGTGCCAGCCTGCGGGTCGATCCGTCGCTTGCCGCCTTTATCGAGGCTGAAATTCTCCCGCCGATCGAGCAGGATGCGGATGTGTTCTGGAAGAGTTTTGCCGATCTGCTGGCAGACTTCGCCCCGCGCAATCGGGCCTTGCTCGAACGGCGCGAAAGCCTGCAGTCGCAAATCGATGCCTGGCACCGGGAACGCAAGGGCCAGCCGCATGACACGTCGGCGTATCAGAACTTCCTGCGGGAGATCGGCTATCTTGTGGAAGAGCCGGGCGATTTCACGATTGGCACCCAAAACGTCGATGCCGAAATCGCCACGATGGCCGGACCGCAGTTGGTGGTTCCGGTATTGAACGCGCGCTTCCTGCTGAACGCGGCGAATGCCCGGTGGGGCAGTCTGTACGATGCGCTTTACGGGACCGACGCGCTGGATGCGCCGCCCGCCAAACCGGGCGGTTACGACCAGAAGCGCGGTGATGCTGTAATTTCAGAAGGGCGCAAGTTCCTCGACGAAACATTGCCTTTGGCGTCTGGCAGCTGGTCCGATCTGACGGACATCGCAGACGCAAAGCTTGCCGATCCAGGCCAATATGTCGGCACGACCGAACGCGGCTTTCTTTATCGGCACAACGGCCTGCATATCGACGTGCAGGTTGACCGCACAACCCCGGTTGGCGAAACCGATCGCGCGGGTATTTCCGACATCGTGCTGGAATCAGCACTCACGACGATCGTCGATCTCGAAGACTCGGTTGCCGCGGTCGATGCCAAGGACAAGCAGCTCGCCTATCGCAATTGGCTCGGCGTAATCCGCGGCGATTTGGAAGAAAGCTTCGAAAAGGGTGGCCGGACCATGACCCGCGAATTGGCGGGCAACAAAGCGGTCACTTTGCCAGACGGGACGCAAGCGGAACTGCCTGGTCGGTCGGTACTATTCGTTCGGAATGTGGGCCATTTGATGACCAATCCCGCAATCCTGCTGTCCGACGGGTCGGAAATCCCTGAAGGCATTATGGACGCGGTGCTCACCAGCGCCATCTCTACGCAGGATGTGCGCGGTTTCACCCGCTACGGTAATAGCCGACCCTCGTCAGGCAAGGCTTCGATCTACATCGTGAAGCCCAAGATGCACGGGCCGGAAGAATGCGCGTTCACTAACGACTTGTTCGATGCAGTGGAGGATATGCTCGCGCTGGACCGCCACACGATCAAGGTCGGCGTGATGGACGAAGAACGGCGGACCTCCGCCAATCTGGGGGCCTGCATCCACGCGGTGCGCGATCGAATCGTGTTCATCAACACCGGCTTCCTCGACCGGACGGGTGACGAGATTCACACATCGATGGAAGCGGGCCCGATGGTCCGCAAGGCAGAGATGAAGTCCGCCGACTGGCTCGGCGCTTATGAGGCGCGCAATGTCGGTATCGGCTTGCGTCACGGTCTGTCAGGCCGTGCACAGATCGGTAAGGGTATGTGGCCTGCGCCGGACCTGATGGGAAAGATGATGACCGAAAAGATCGGCCATTTGCGGTCCGGGGCGAACACAGCCTGGGTTCCGTCGCCCACCGCTGCGACGTTGCACGCGATCCATTACCACCGCGAGAACGTATTCGAACTGCAGCAGGGGTTGGGGGAGGTGCCGGGCCTCGACAAGCTGCTGACCATTCCAGTCGCCACCGGCACAAACTGGAGCGAAGAGGAACTGCGCGAGGAATTGGACAACAACGCGCAAGGGTTGCTGGGCTACGTGGTTCGCTGGGTGGAACACGGGGTCGGTTGTTCCAAGGTTCCGGATCTAGACGATGTCGGGCTGATGGAAGACCGCGCGACGCTGCGCATTTCCTCGCAACATATGGCGAACTGGTTGCATCACGGCGTGGTCACCCGCGATCAGGTGATGGACAGCCTCCAACGCATGGC of the Alteripontixanthobacter maritimus genome contains:
- a CDS encoding malate synthase G; translated protein: MPDYTNRASLRVDPSLAAFIEAEILPPIEQDADVFWKSFADLLADFAPRNRALLERRESLQSQIDAWHRERKGQPHDTSAYQNFLREIGYLVEEPGDFTIGTQNVDAEIATMAGPQLVVPVLNARFLLNAANARWGSLYDALYGTDALDAPPAKPGGYDQKRGDAVISEGRKFLDETLPLASGSWSDLTDIADAKLADPGQYVGTTERGFLYRHNGLHIDVQVDRTTPVGETDRAGISDIVLESALTTIVDLEDSVAAVDAKDKQLAYRNWLGVIRGDLEESFEKGGRTMTRELAGNKAVTLPDGTQAELPGRSVLFVRNVGHLMTNPAILLSDGSEIPEGIMDAVLTSAISTQDVRGFTRYGNSRPSSGKASIYIVKPKMHGPEECAFTNDLFDAVEDMLALDRHTIKVGVMDEERRTSANLGACIHAVRDRIVFINTGFLDRTGDEIHTSMEAGPMVRKAEMKSADWLGAYEARNVGIGLRHGLSGRAQIGKGMWPAPDLMGKMMTEKIGHLRSGANTAWVPSPTAATLHAIHYHRENVFELQQGLGEVPGLDKLLTIPVATGTNWSEEELREELDNNAQGLLGYVVRWVEHGVGCSKVPDLDDVGLMEDRATLRISSQHMANWLHHGVVTRDQVMDSLQRMAAKVDEQNADDPNYRPMAGDPDSIAFKAACDLVFKGTQQPSGYTEPLLHAWRQEAKKVVSLKRGPGSQIR